A genome region from Lytechinus pictus isolate F3 Inbred chromosome 14, Lp3.0, whole genome shotgun sequence includes the following:
- the LOC129276077 gene encoding uncharacterized protein LOC129276077, whose product MDVMAATYVAYLVVCCILGIPGNVIIIHVFMKKRQKMSTDILLITLAVIDLMSSVLLIVAIIWAVNPSFRTQFNCVFFWYFRRTFAIETGFMPSIIAIDRYIMVCSPFNWRTSKRKAVFWVVVSNSLCFTFSIPFILYGNAVGVVCVYNGPKIVHYFFLTLLNIIYLTVGISCPFCYLMIYRKIKRHFEETAYIQASIRSAPVSTKVSGSTFVSQSQPRTENADDIPFITNGKAHQQGSVSEQTDIHEVTTRSRVAFISDHLAIPSISGSVDIPESSYTKCHHGAKNQVSPTTAGPETADPKAVPSLTSSKPRTKRDKMTKMMFIITVIYVITVMPAVILENLGEKYIKQIQQTTVGEMTVNFLYQMRIINHIINIFVYYGVNENFRKDTNALFVSILSKLGGK is encoded by the coding sequence ATGGACGTAATGGCCGCAACCTACGTAGCTTATCTGGTCGTCTGTTGCATTTTAGGAATTCCCGGGAACGTCATcatcattcacgttttcatgaagaaaagacagaaaatgtcCACAGACATTCTCCTCATCACCCTAGCCGTCATCGACTTAATGAGCAGTGTTCTCCTCATTGTAGCAATCATCTGGGCTGTCAATCCAAGTTTTCGAACCCAGTTCAACTGTGTCTTCTTCTGGTATTTCCGTCGAACGTTCGCTATCGAAACTGGTTTCATGCCAAGCATCATTGCCATCGATAGATACATTATGGTTTGTAGTCCTTTCAACTGGCGAACCTCAAAAAGGAAAGCCGTCTTTTGGGTTGTCGTCTCCAATTCATTGTGTTTTACATTTTCCATACCATTTATTCTCTACGGCAATGCAGTCGGTGTAGTTTGCGTGTACAACGGGCCCAAGATTGTGCACTATTTTTTCTTAACCTTGTTGAATATCATCTACCTGACTGTTGGTATAAGCTGCCCATTCTGCTACTTGATGATCTACAGGAAAATCAAACGCCACTTTGAGGAGACTGCCTATATCCAAGCCAGTATACGTTCTGCCCCCGTGTCAACCAAAGTTTCCGGAAGCACATTTGTATCTCAGAGTCAACCTCGAACAGAAAACGCAGATGACATTCCGTTCATTACTAATGGTAAGGCTCATCAGCAAGGAAGCGTTTCCGAACAAACGGATATCCATGAAGTCACTACACGTTCACGGGTCGCCTTTATTTCTGACCATCTCGCAATTCCCTCAATCTCTGGCTCTGTTGATATCCCGGAATCCTCATACACGAAGTGCCACCatggcgccaaaaatcaggtttCACCAACCACAGCAGGACCAGAAACAGCCGACCCAAAGGCTGTTCCATCTCTCACCTCCTCTAAGCCTCGTACCAAGAGAGACAAGATGACGAAGATGATgttcatcatcaccgtcatctaCGTCATCACCGTTATGCCTGCAGTGATACTTGAAAATCTGGGAGAGAAATATATCAAGCAGATACAGCAAACGACCGTCGGGGAAATGACAGTCAACTTCCTCTATCAAATGCGTATCATCAACCACATCATCAATATATTTGTCTACTACGGTGtcaatgaaaatttcaggaaGGACACCAATGCGTTGTTCGTTAGTATACTCAGCAAGCTTGGTGGGAAATGA